In Bdellovibrionales bacterium, the following proteins share a genomic window:
- a CDS encoding rod-binding protein, whose protein sequence is MTAPIGLHQMHPVQDIRPKAEQEAKLREAAQMYERHFLNEIFKAMRKTVPEGEGILPGSFAQRVYRDQLDEQYVDAWKEKGGIGLTDMIFNQLKEQVLGRDSNLPAPRGPLSLPSSAKPIGVPDQESTRAISKGEKSASLILQYSPNQPIGRERDVTSPWSGRLLQSFRSPGGRCVSRIDHGEGVESILNFIGYNSPSLVGKELEAGQKVGLMEAGSEAMAWTVTKNVINGA, encoded by the coding sequence ATGACCGCACCAATTGGCTTGCATCAAATGCATCCAGTTCAAGATATAAGGCCGAAAGCAGAGCAAGAGGCCAAGTTGCGAGAGGCGGCTCAGATGTATGAGCGCCACTTTCTGAACGAGATATTCAAGGCGATGCGGAAAACCGTTCCTGAAGGAGAAGGAATACTGCCAGGCAGTTTTGCTCAAAGAGTCTATCGAGACCAACTTGACGAACAGTACGTTGATGCCTGGAAAGAGAAGGGTGGGATCGGTCTGACAGACATGATATTTAATCAGCTAAAAGAACAGGTGCTTGGAAGAGATTCAAATTTACCTGCGCCCCGAGGGCCTTTGTCACTTCCGAGCTCTGCCAAACCGATTGGCGTGCCAGATCAGGAGTCGACGAGGGCTATATCCAAAGGGGAAAAGAGTGCTTCTCTCATTCTGCAGTATTCGCCAAATCAGCCAATTGGAAGAGAGAGGGACGTGACTAGCCCTTGGTCTGGGAGACTGTTGCAATCCTTTCGGTCTCCTGGGGGGAGATGCGTGAGCAGAATAGATCATGGCGAGGGAGTGGAATCAATTTTGAACTTCATTGGTTACAATAGCCCCTCATTGGTGGGCAAAGAGCTTGAGGCAGGGCAAAAGGTCGGTCTCATGGAGGCTGGCAGCGAGGCCATGGCCTGGACAGTGACCAAAAATGTAATTAATGGAGCGTAA
- a CDS encoding flagellar protein FlgN: protein MNLGTKQSYDKLIFNLEDQVKIYRSLLDTVRREKEILVSANLDDLNENNKTKEAILLKLRALESLRVRYVAELAAAAGLLVENPRLNELAVHFGGEVEDRLRNLHSVLELLLKRVQEYNKQNEALVNSALEKITGAMKAIRDTLTEKPVYQAKGQILDQPAQSGQLVSREA, encoded by the coding sequence GTGAATTTGGGCACGAAACAGTCCTATGATAAATTGATCTTCAATTTAGAAGATCAAGTCAAAATCTATCGCTCCCTTTTGGATACGGTTCGTCGTGAAAAGGAAATATTGGTTTCTGCCAATCTGGATGATTTAAATGAGAACAACAAAACAAAAGAGGCCATTTTGCTCAAGCTCAGGGCTTTGGAGAGTTTGCGGGTGAGATATGTTGCCGAATTGGCAGCAGCCGCAGGACTCTTGGTTGAGAATCCTCGTCTGAACGAGTTGGCCGTTCATTTCGGAGGAGAAGTCGAAGATCGCTTGAGAAATTTGCACTCGGTTCTGGAGCTTTTGTTAAAGCGTGTTCAGGAATACAATAAGCAAAACGAAGCGCTGGTTAATTCAGCTTTGGAGAAGATCACTGGGGCCATGAAAGCGATTCGAGATACTCTGACAGAGAAGCCTGTTTACCAAGCAAAGGGTCAGATACTGGATCAGCCGGCTCAATCAGGCCAGTTGGTCAGTCGTGAGGCCTAG
- the flgM gene encoding flagellar biosynthesis anti-sigma factor FlgM translates to MKVTNSSTGPNIQNIGTAKEKGTDGTEKGKDRAGVSELSDSVRVNVSDRAQAFQKAKEIAGRQTVDEARVAKLQQLIDEGKYKTDSAAIADRLVDEHLNFPD, encoded by the coding sequence ATGAAAGTCACCAATAGTTCCACGGGTCCAAACATTCAGAATATAGGGACGGCCAAGGAGAAGGGCACAGATGGGACTGAGAAAGGCAAAGATCGGGCAGGTGTGAGTGAGCTGTCGGATTCAGTCAGAGTGAATGTGTCGGATCGGGCCCAAGCATTTCAAAAGGCCAAAGAGATTGCAGGTCGTCAAACAGTCGACGAGGCGAGAGTGGCAAAATTGCAACAACTCATCGACGAAGGCAAATACAAGACGGATTCCGCGGCTATTGCAGATCGCTTGGTTGATGAACATTTAAATTTTCCGGACTAA